Proteins encoded within one genomic window of Streptomyces sp. NBC_01314:
- a CDS encoding virginiamycin B lyase → MPSRPPTVSITEFPVSDAKAGPYGITAGPDGALWFTLVHAGRIGRLSPDGETTSYALGSTSGGPSVITAGPDSALWFTEFLGHRIGRISTAGEVASFPLSTPNAGPFGIAVGPDDALWFTEAEADRIGRITTEGEVDEFPLPLSGAFPSAIAAGPDGRLWFTMNRANAIGAITLDGEVTVHPLPTPAAGPVGITAGGDGAIWFVEIGAGQIGRITPAGKIDEFPLPDPESRPHAIVADPGIDGGCWFTEWGANRVGRIVYDSRHHTIQEHDLPTPSSEPHGIALGPDGSMWTALEIGSVARVTAVAADRS, encoded by the coding sequence ATGCCTTCTCGACCGCCGACCGTGTCCATCACGGAGTTCCCCGTCTCCGACGCCAAGGCGGGGCCGTACGGGATCACCGCCGGACCGGACGGCGCGCTGTGGTTCACGCTGGTCCACGCCGGGCGCATCGGCAGGCTCTCGCCCGACGGTGAGACCACGTCGTACGCGCTCGGATCGACGTCCGGCGGACCGTCGGTCATCACGGCCGGGCCGGACAGCGCGCTGTGGTTCACGGAGTTCCTGGGGCATCGGATCGGGCGGATCAGTACGGCCGGAGAGGTCGCGTCCTTCCCCTTGTCGACGCCGAATGCCGGTCCGTTCGGGATCGCGGTCGGTCCTGATGACGCGCTGTGGTTCACGGAGGCGGAGGCCGACCGGATCGGGCGGATCACGACCGAGGGTGAGGTCGACGAGTTCCCGCTCCCGCTCTCCGGAGCGTTTCCGTCGGCCATCGCCGCCGGGCCGGACGGCCGACTGTGGTTCACGATGAACCGGGCGAACGCGATCGGCGCCATCACGCTGGACGGAGAGGTCACGGTCCACCCGCTGCCGACGCCGGCCGCCGGTCCCGTGGGCATCACCGCAGGTGGTGACGGGGCCATCTGGTTCGTCGAGATCGGGGCCGGGCAGATCGGGCGGATCACACCGGCCGGGAAGATCGACGAGTTCCCCCTCCCGGACCCCGAGTCCCGCCCGCACGCCATCGTCGCCGACCCCGGCATCGACGGCGGCTGCTGGTTCACCGAATGGGGCGCGAACCGCGTGGGCCGGATCGTCTACGACAGCCGTCACCACACCATCCAGGAACATGATCTGCCGACCCCCTCCTCGGAGCCCCACGGCATCGCGCTGGGGCCGGACGGCTCGATGTGGACGGCTCTTGAGATCGGCTCCGTGGCCCGCGTAACGGCTGTGGCCGCTGATCGCTCATAG
- a CDS encoding GNAT family N-acetyltransferase: MSFTLEGPVLEGTRVRLEPLDHRHAADLAVAAEEDRGSYRFTWVPRAAEVEAYVDAQLTRAAAGQLAPYAQVERASGRAVGATAYLDPRLWPTGDGGLCAIEVGYTWLAASAQGTGLNTEAKYLLFRHAFEQWGVARVDLKTDARNGRSRAAIEGVGARFEGVLRNWSRSWAPGEDGRLRDSAIFSITATEWPDCRTALEARLARTTTADSH, translated from the coding sequence ATGAGTTTCACGCTTGAAGGGCCGGTTCTGGAGGGCACGCGAGTGCGTCTGGAGCCGTTGGATCACCGCCACGCGGCGGATCTGGCCGTGGCGGCGGAGGAGGACCGGGGTTCGTACCGGTTCACGTGGGTGCCCAGGGCGGCCGAGGTCGAGGCGTACGTCGACGCTCAGCTCACCCGTGCCGCCGCCGGGCAGTTGGCCCCTTACGCACAGGTCGAGCGGGCGTCGGGGCGGGCGGTCGGGGCCACGGCCTACTTGGATCCGCGGCTGTGGCCGACGGGGGACGGCGGGCTGTGCGCCATCGAGGTGGGCTACACCTGGCTCGCGGCGTCGGCCCAGGGAACGGGGCTGAACACCGAGGCCAAGTACCTGCTGTTCCGGCATGCCTTCGAGCAGTGGGGCGTGGCCCGCGTCGACCTGAAGACGGATGCGCGCAACGGGCGTTCGAGGGCGGCGATCGAAGGGGTGGGCGCCCGCTTCGAGGGCGTACTGCGGAACTGGTCCCGCTCCTGGGCACCGGGGGAGGACGGCCGCCTCCGCGACTCCGCGATCTTCTCGATCACGGCGACGGAGTGGCCGGACTGCCGGACGGCGCTGGAGGCCCGCCTAGCTCGTACAACGACAGCCGACAGCCACTGA
- a CDS encoding serine hydrolase domain-containing protein, which produces MRIRRAVTALFLTTALSVGAALPAAAAIAASRAPAPANPAVQDVLDRLPDDVVAGALVRRDGVGAAAGPVSADAYFRIGSVTKVFTNTVVLQLVAEHRIDLDAPARRYVPGLMPGAYDRVTVRQLLDHTSGLPKPAATPGPADGTGWWLKAVTPQDGLRDSFAAATDAPPAPGSEQQYNGLNSLVLGLIVERVTGHRFAHELERRITQPLRLRHTSLPAADDTTIPSPHAQVYVGGRNVTEQSPYPWAEGGMISTAADLDRFLTALFRGRLLPPAQQRLVFDVPKARSAATNTNCFGPEACYSVGGLMRYQLPSGEYAWGKTGSRPGWDNGFFATRDLRHRVVYSLNPTGTGSDLAHIKAIVGTALAD; this is translated from the coding sequence ATGCGTATCCGCCGCGCCGTCACCGCCCTCTTCCTGACCACCGCTCTCAGCGTCGGCGCGGCGCTGCCCGCGGCCGCCGCCATCGCTGCTTCCCGCGCCCCGGCTCCCGCGAACCCCGCTGTCCAGGATGTCCTCGACCGCCTGCCCGACGACGTCGTAGCGGGCGCGCTGGTCAGACGGGACGGCGTGGGGGCCGCTGCCGGTCCGGTCTCCGCTGACGCGTATTTCCGGATCGGCAGTGTCACCAAAGTGTTCACCAACACGGTGGTGCTACAGCTCGTTGCCGAGCACCGGATCGACCTTGACGCACCGGCGCGGCGGTATGTCCCCGGGCTGATGCCCGGCGCGTACGACCGCGTCACCGTACGCCAGCTCCTCGACCACACGAGTGGCCTGCCCAAGCCCGCCGCGACACCCGGGCCGGCCGACGGAACCGGATGGTGGCTGAAGGCGGTGACACCCCAGGACGGCCTCCGCGACTCGTTCGCCGCAGCCACGGACGCGCCACCCGCCCCCGGCTCCGAGCAGCAGTACAACGGGCTCAACTCCCTCGTCCTCGGCCTGATCGTCGAGAGGGTCACCGGTCACCGCTTCGCCCACGAACTGGAGCGCCGGATCACACAGCCGCTGCGCCTGCGCCACACCAGCCTGCCCGCCGCCGACGACACGACGATCCCCTCGCCCCACGCACAGGTGTACGTCGGCGGGCGGAACGTGACCGAGCAGAGCCCGTATCCATGGGCCGAAGGCGGCATGATTTCCACCGCCGCCGACCTCGACCGCTTCCTGACAGCGCTGTTCCGGGGTCGCCTGCTCCCGCCCGCCCAGCAAAGGCTGGTGTTCGACGTCCCGAAGGCGAGAAGCGCCGCCACCAACACGAACTGCTTCGGCCCGGAAGCCTGCTACAGCGTCGGCGGGCTCATGCGCTATCAGCTCCCCAGCGGCGAGTACGCATGGGGCAAGACAGGTTCTCGCCCCGGCTGGGACAACGGGTTCTTCGCCACCCGAGACCTCAGACACCGCGTGGTGTACTCCCTGAACCCCACGGGGACGGGCTCGGACCTCGCGCACATCAAGGCGATCGTCGGCACCGCGCTCGCCGACTGA
- a CDS encoding nitroreductase/quinone reductase family protein: MSRSAEHANHPEHAGLKQRVVTALQRRVANPVLRRVPIQTLLETTGRTSGLPRRTPIGGRRVGDTFWLVSEYGEKSHYIRNIKADPSVRVRLRGRWHEGTAHLVPDDDPVARLRTLPRMNSAAVRVLGSGLLTVRVDLRG, encoded by the coding sequence ATGTCCCGCAGTGCGGAGCACGCGAACCATCCGGAACACGCCGGGCTCAAGCAACGCGTCGTCACGGCCCTCCAGCGCCGCGTCGCCAACCCGGTCCTGCGCCGCGTACCGATCCAGACCCTCCTGGAGACCACCGGCCGCACCTCCGGCCTCCCCCGCCGCACCCCTATCGGCGGCCGTCGCGTCGGTGACACGTTCTGGCTGGTCTCCGAGTACGGCGAGAAGTCCCACTACATCCGCAACATCAAGGCCGACCCCTCGGTCCGCGTCCGCCTCCGGGGCCGCTGGCACGAGGGCACGGCCCACCTCGTCCCGGACGACGACCCGGTGGCCCGCCTGCGCACCCTGCCTCGCATGAACAGCGCGGCGGTACGGGTACTGGGGTCGGGGTTGCTGACGGTACGGGTGGACCTGCGCGGCTAG
- a CDS encoding endonuclease/exonuclease/phosphatase family protein encodes MRVVTWNLWWRFGPWQERQKAILAVLRELRPDVVGLQEVWQWDGENGNGGGSGANLAGWLAGELGLHWAWGAYGDAARWQRRIGDPGVGIGNAVLSRWPVLERDSIGLPTGEGGSARGALYALLDAPGAPVPFFTTHLSSATDASAVRCRQVTALAEFVARHRDRGAHPPVITGDFNAWPDSDEVRLFGGYRTAPAVPGQCFFDVWEYAEPGTPSATWDMANPYVAGTFGPSVRIDYIHVGPPGPGGIGHVRAVRRAGDAPVDGVWPSDHMAVVADLAEAGADTVADRADTVEAGVADGAGAH; translated from the coding sequence GTGCGGGTCGTGACGTGGAATCTGTGGTGGAGGTTCGGGCCGTGGCAGGAGCGGCAGAAGGCGATCCTCGCCGTGCTGCGTGAACTGCGGCCCGACGTGGTCGGATTGCAGGAGGTCTGGCAGTGGGACGGGGAGAACGGGAACGGCGGGGGCAGCGGGGCGAATCTGGCCGGGTGGCTCGCCGGGGAACTCGGTCTGCACTGGGCCTGGGGCGCGTACGGCGACGCCGCGCGCTGGCAGCGGCGGATCGGGGACCCGGGCGTCGGGATCGGTAACGCCGTGCTGAGCCGGTGGCCCGTGTTGGAACGGGACTCCATCGGGCTGCCGACGGGAGAGGGCGGCAGCGCACGCGGCGCCCTCTACGCCCTCCTCGACGCCCCCGGCGCGCCCGTCCCCTTCTTTACCACTCACCTCAGCTCCGCCACCGACGCGTCCGCCGTGCGCTGCCGCCAGGTCACCGCGCTGGCCGAGTTCGTGGCCCGCCACCGGGACCGGGGCGCCCATCCGCCGGTGATCACCGGGGACTTCAACGCCTGGCCGGATTCCGACGAGGTCCGGCTCTTCGGCGGCTACAGGACCGCGCCCGCCGTGCCCGGACAGTGCTTCTTCGACGTCTGGGAGTACGCCGAGCCGGGCACGCCGTCGGCCACCTGGGACATGGCGAACCCCTACGTCGCCGGGACGTTCGGGCCGAGCGTGCGGATCGACTACATCCACGTCGGACCGCCGGGGCCCGGCGGAATCGGGCACGTGCGCGCCGTACGGAGGGCGGGCGACGCCCCCGTCGACGGCGTATGGCCCTCCGACCACATGGCCGTCGTGGCCGACTTGGCGGAGGCCGGGGCGGACACGGTGGCGGACAGGGCGGACACGGTGGAGGCCGGGGTGGCGGACGGGGCCGGGGCACACTGA
- a CDS encoding SAM-dependent methyltransferase yields MTDHATTPDPAAAPAAKEKVDTSVPASARIWNYWLGGKDNYPVDEAAGDAYAGAFPGIVTIARSSRAYLRRSIRHLVEVEGVRQFLDVGTGLPTADNTHQVAQRSAPEARIVYVDNDPMVLAHARALLYSSPEGATAYVDASLYDTDRILEAAAGTLDLSRPTALILSGILGHVGDYEEARDIVRRLLAGLPSGSYLNINEGSRGTDPEYEHAQDAYNETGAVPYFLRPIDQITGYFDGLDLVDPGIVSVPLWRPDATDAAGAGAGEPKPQPKPIGQHGGLGRKP; encoded by the coding sequence ATGACCGATCACGCGACCACGCCCGACCCGGCGGCGGCTCCGGCGGCGAAGGAGAAGGTCGACACTTCGGTGCCCGCCTCCGCCCGCATCTGGAACTACTGGCTGGGCGGCAAGGACAACTACCCGGTGGACGAGGCGGCCGGCGACGCGTACGCCGGCGCCTTCCCCGGCATCGTGACCATCGCGCGCAGCAGCCGCGCGTATCTGCGGCGCAGCATCCGGCACCTGGTGGAGGTGGAGGGCGTCCGGCAGTTCCTGGACGTCGGCACCGGCCTGCCCACCGCCGACAACACCCACCAGGTCGCCCAGCGCAGCGCGCCGGAGGCGAGGATCGTCTACGTCGACAACGACCCGATGGTCCTCGCGCACGCCCGCGCGCTGCTCTACTCCTCACCCGAGGGCGCCACGGCGTACGTCGACGCCAGCCTCTACGACACGGACCGCATCCTGGAGGCAGCCGCCGGGACGCTGGACCTGTCCCGGCCGACGGCTCTGATCCTCAGCGGCATCCTGGGCCACGTCGGCGACTACGAGGAGGCCCGCGACATCGTCCGCCGCCTCCTCGCCGGCCTCCCCTCCGGCAGCTACCTCAACATCAACGAGGGCTCCCGGGGCACCGACCCCGAGTACGAGCACGCGCAGGACGCCTACAACGAGACCGGCGCCGTCCCGTACTTCCTGCGCCCCATCGACCAGATCACCGGCTACTTCGACGGCCTCGACCTGGTCGACCCCGGCATCGTCTCCGTACCGCTGTGGCGCCCGGACGCCACGGATGCCGCGGGCGCGGGCGCGGGCGAGCCGAAGCCGCAGCCGAAGCCGATCGGGCAGCACGGGGGGCTGGGCAGGAAGCCGTAG
- a CDS encoding CehA/McbA family metallohydrolase, translated as MCDDHHGDGNGNGNGLGRRALFVTSAAAALTLGSVTFGTSGAEAADGDQETKTIRGTLPTGSPDFVYLPVEVPSGVRELKVSYSYERPTVPAGTMGNALDIGVFDERGTELGGTGFRGWSGGARTEFFIRTDEATPGYLPGPVRPGTWHIALGPYTVAPDGLPYEITITLTYGTPATAVRPVYPPERAKGRGRAWYRGDCHLHSWYSDGRRTLAELAALARAAGLDFINSSEHNTPSAHAHWAEHAGDDLLILLGEEVTTRNGHVVALGIDPGTFVDWRYRARDNRFGKYARQIRRAGGLVVPAHPHATCIGCNWKFGFGEADAVEVWNGAYSPEDEVALADWDGMLVASVKEGRGWIPAMGNSDAHRDPDPVGRPQTVVLADDLTREAIQDGLRAGRSYVAESKDVSVSFTASGARGEHAGIGERLKVAPDTPVTVRLRATGSAGCTLRLVTDQGTLFTSAALPESGTGSAEWRTTASYAAYVRAEVRRPPIVPGFPGPLAAFTNPIFLGRR; from the coding sequence ATGTGCGACGACCACCACGGTGACGGGAACGGGAACGGGAACGGACTCGGAAGGCGCGCGCTGTTCGTGACGTCGGCGGCGGCCGCGCTTACGTTGGGAAGCGTGACCTTTGGGACGAGCGGCGCCGAGGCCGCTGACGGCGACCAGGAGACGAAGACCATCCGGGGGACCCTCCCCACCGGCTCCCCCGACTTCGTGTATCTGCCGGTCGAAGTACCCTCGGGCGTACGGGAGTTGAAGGTCTCGTACAGCTACGAGAGGCCAACCGTCCCGGCGGGCACCATGGGCAACGCGCTCGACATCGGTGTCTTCGACGAGCGCGGCACGGAACTCGGCGGCACGGGCTTCCGGGGCTGGTCGGGCGGTGCCCGCACGGAGTTCTTCATCCGGACGGACGAGGCGACCCCGGGCTACCTCCCGGGCCCGGTCCGCCCCGGCACCTGGCACATCGCGCTGGGCCCGTACACGGTGGCGCCGGACGGGCTGCCGTACGAGATCACGATCACCCTCACGTACGGCACGCCGGCCACGGCGGTACGGCCGGTGTACCCGCCGGAACGGGCCAAGGGGCGGGGCCGGGCCTGGTACCGGGGCGACTGCCATCTGCACTCCTGGTACTCCGACGGCCGCCGTACGCTCGCCGAGCTGGCGGCGCTGGCGCGCGCGGCGGGCCTGGACTTCATCAACAGCTCGGAGCACAACACCCCGTCCGCGCACGCCCACTGGGCCGAGCACGCGGGTGACGACCTCCTCATTCTGCTGGGCGAGGAGGTGACCACGCGCAACGGTCACGTGGTGGCGCTCGGCATCGACCCGGGGACGTTCGTCGACTGGCGGTACCGGGCCCGGGACAACCGGTTCGGCAAGTACGCCCGGCAGATCCGCCGCGCCGGGGGCCTGGTCGTCCCGGCCCACCCACACGCCACCTGCATCGGCTGCAACTGGAAGTTCGGCTTCGGCGAGGCGGACGCGGTGGAGGTGTGGAACGGCGCGTACTCACCGGAGGACGAGGTGGCGCTCGCCGACTGGGACGGCATGCTCGTGGCGTCCGTGAAGGAGGGCCGCGGCTGGATCCCGGCGATGGGCAACAGTGACGCCCATCGCGACCCCGACCCCGTCGGCCGCCCCCAGACGGTCGTCCTCGCCGACGACCTGACCAGGGAGGCCATCCAGGATGGCCTGCGGGCCGGCCGCTCGTACGTCGCCGAGTCCAAGGACGTGTCCGTGTCCTTCACCGCGTCCGGGGCGCGCGGCGAGCACGCGGGCATCGGTGAGCGGCTGAAGGTGGCACCGGACACCCCGGTCACCGTCCGGCTGCGGGCGACGGGCTCCGCCGGCTGCACCCTTCGCCTCGTCACCGACCAGGGCACGCTGTTCACCTCGGCCGCGCTGCCGGAGTCCGGCACCGGTTCGGCGGAATGGCGTACGACGGCCTCGTACGCGGCGTACGTACGTGCCGAGGTCCGCAGGCCGCCGATCGTGCCGGGCTTCCCGGGGCCGCTGGCGGCCTTCACGAACCCGATCTTCCTCGGGCGGCGGTAG
- a CDS encoding serine hydrolase domain-containing protein, protein MRTPTCLLGGAGITDRVAHGHDADRFVEIGSLTKVLTGTVLARLAAEGDVGFDTPLEECVDDVPRGTGITLRHLAEHTSGLPRLPAGPTGPPDDPYAGFTETVLRESLRDLDRLAAGRLGEEEYSNLGYAVLGYALTTATGRSYQQLVDSCVLLPLGLEAGAVTACPPEELRLVPRDLFGRPRPLWTLTGPILSAGGLWSTCRTLAHLLVALLVERGLGDPAPSWQRGPSIRWHNGATRGSSVMAAAHDDGRWILLHRLGDGARTDSLAKQTLLAAVPPRDGPDTRGAS, encoded by the coding sequence GTGCGGACACCGACCTGCCTGCTGGGTGGAGCCGGCATCACCGACCGGGTCGCCCACGGCCACGACGCGGACCGCTTCGTGGAGATCGGCTCCCTCACCAAGGTGCTCACGGGAACCGTCCTCGCCCGGCTGGCGGCGGAGGGGGACGTCGGGTTCGACACCCCGCTGGAGGAGTGTGTCGACGACGTGCCGAGAGGGACGGGCATCACCCTCCGGCATCTCGCCGAGCACACCTCGGGTCTGCCCCGCCTGCCCGCCGGGCCCACCGGCCCCCCGGACGATCCGTACGCCGGCTTCACGGAGACGGTTCTGCGGGAGTCGCTGCGCGATCTGGACCGGCTGGCGGCCGGACGGCTGGGGGAGGAGGAGTACTCCAACCTCGGCTACGCCGTGCTCGGGTACGCGCTCACGACCGCGACGGGACGTTCGTACCAGCAACTGGTCGACAGCTGCGTCCTGTTGCCGCTCGGGCTGGAGGCGGGCGCGGTGACGGCGTGTCCGCCGGAGGAGCTCCGCCTCGTACCGCGCGATCTGTTCGGCCGGCCCCGCCCGCTGTGGACGCTCACCGGGCCGATCCTGTCGGCCGGCGGCCTGTGGTCCACCTGCCGGACGCTGGCGCACCTCCTGGTCGCCCTGCTCGTCGAACGCGGGCTCGGTGACCCGGCGCCCTCCTGGCAGCGCGGTCCCTCGATCCGGTGGCACAACGGCGCCACCCGGGGCTCGTCCGTCATGGCCGCCGCGCACGACGACGGCCGGTGGATCCTCCTCCACCGCCTCGGCGACGGGGCCCGCACGGACAGTCTCGCGAAGCAGACCCTCCTCGCGGCGGTCCCGCCGCGGGACGGACCGGACACGCGGGGCGCGTCGTGA
- a CDS encoding LLM class F420-dependent oxidoreductase has translation MRISVTIFLTDETITPTRLARELEQRGFAGLYLPEHTHIPVERTTPYPAGGDLPREYGRTLDPFVALGQAAAVTERLGLGTGITLVAQHDPIDLAKQIATVDHLSGGRLTLGLGYGWNVEEAADHGVAWRTRRELVRDRMALMRALWAEEPTAYEGEFGSVRASSAYPKPVQKPRGPVVGPRTLIGGAAGPKLFAHIAEYADGWLPIGGRGLGEALPVLRAAWADAGRDPAALQVVPYAVQPSAGKLAYYAELGIEEAVVQLPPAGEGEVLGLLDEYGVFLGDGA, from the coding sequence ATGCGCATCTCCGTGACGATCTTCCTCACCGACGAGACGATCACCCCGACCCGCCTCGCCCGCGAGCTGGAGCAACGCGGCTTCGCGGGGCTCTACCTCCCCGAGCACACGCACATCCCCGTCGAGCGGACGACCCCGTACCCGGCCGGCGGGGACCTGCCGCGCGAGTACGGCCGCACCCTCGACCCCTTCGTGGCGCTCGGCCAGGCCGCCGCCGTCACCGAGCGGCTGGGCCTCGGCACGGGCATCACGCTGGTCGCCCAGCACGACCCGATCGACCTCGCGAAGCAGATCGCGACCGTGGACCACCTCTCCGGCGGCCGCCTCACCCTCGGCCTCGGCTACGGCTGGAACGTCGAGGAGGCCGCCGACCACGGGGTCGCGTGGCGTACCCGGCGGGAGCTGGTGCGGGACCGGATGGCGCTGATGCGGGCGCTGTGGGCGGAGGAGCCGACGGCGTACGAGGGGGAGTTCGGGAGCGTCCGGGCGAGTTCCGCGTACCCCAAGCCGGTGCAGAAGCCGCGGGGGCCGGTGGTCGGGCCGCGCACGCTGATCGGTGGGGCCGCGGGGCCCAAGCTGTTCGCGCACATCGCCGAGTACGCGGACGGGTGGCTGCCGATCGGGGGACGGGGACTGGGAGAGGCCCTGCCGGTGCTGCGGGCGGCGTGGGCGGACGCGGGGCGCGACCCGGCGGCGCTGCAGGTGGTGCCGTACGCGGTGCAGCCGAGTGCGGGGAAGCTGGCGTACTACGCGGAGTTGGGGATCGAGGAGGCTGTGGTGCAACTGCCTCCGGCGGGGGAGGGCGAGGTGCTCGGGCTGTTGGACGAGTACGGGGTGTTCTTGGGGGACGGCGCCTGA
- a CDS encoding bifunctional FO biosynthesis protein CofGH has translation MTTSAISGTGSTGPTENSMRRALKRARDGVALDVTEAAVLLQARGADLEDLAASAARVRDVGLQEAGRPGVITYSKSVFIPLTRLCRDKCHYCTFVTVPGKLRRAGHGMFMSPDEVLDVARKGAALGCKEALITLGDKPEDRWPEAREWLDAHGYDDTIAYVRAISIRILEETGLLPHLNPGVMSWTDFQRLKPVAPSMGMMLETTATRLWSEPGGPHHGSPDKEPAVRLRVLEDAGRSSVPFTSGVLIGIGETYEERAESLFALRKVARSYHGVQELIIQNFRAKPDTAMRGMPDAELDELVATVAVARHLMGPSGCVQAPPNLVDSEYERLIGAGIDDWGGVSPLTIDHVNPERPWPQIEELTERSRAAGFELRERLCVYPEFVSRGEPWLDPRLLPHVRALADPETGLARPDAVVEGHPWQEPEEVFVAAGRTDLHTSIDTEGRTGDRREDFDSVYGDWGALREAAAPGMVPERIDTDVRAALATAADDPTKLSDAEALALLHADGPALDALCGIADDVRRAAVGDDVTYIVTRNINFTNVCYTGCRFCAFAQRRTDADAYTLSLDQVADRAQQAWDLGAVEVCMQGGIHPDLPGTAYFDIAKAVKSRVPGMHVHAFSPMEVVNGATRTGMSIREWLTAAKEAGLDSVPGTAAEILDDEVRWVLTKGKLPTATWIEVISTAHELGIRSSSTMMYGHVDQPRHWLGHLRTLAGIQQRTGGFTEFVTLPFIHTNAPVYLAGISRPGPTMRDNRAVTAMARLLLHPHIPNIQTSWVKLGAEGAAEMLRSGANDLGGTLMEETISRMAGSSYGSYKSVKDLIAVAEAAGRPARPRTTLYGEVPEERQRAAAVSDGHLPELLPVLD, from the coding sequence ATGACGACTTCCGCGATCTCTGGAACCGGCTCCACCGGCCCGACCGAGAACTCCATGCGGCGTGCGCTCAAACGTGCCCGGGACGGTGTGGCGCTCGATGTGACCGAGGCGGCGGTGCTGCTGCAGGCGCGCGGCGCGGATCTGGAGGATCTGGCCGCGTCGGCGGCGCGAGTACGGGACGTGGGCCTCCAGGAGGCGGGCCGGCCCGGTGTCATCACGTACTCGAAGAGCGTCTTCATCCCGCTCACCCGGCTGTGCCGGGACAAGTGCCACTACTGCACGTTCGTCACCGTGCCGGGCAAGCTGCGCCGGGCCGGGCACGGGATGTTCATGTCGCCGGACGAGGTGCTGGACGTGGCCCGCAAGGGGGCCGCGCTCGGCTGCAAGGAAGCGCTGATCACGCTCGGCGACAAGCCGGAGGACCGCTGGCCGGAGGCGCGCGAGTGGCTCGACGCGCACGGCTACGACGACACGATCGCGTACGTCCGGGCCATCTCGATCCGCATCCTGGAGGAGACGGGGCTGCTGCCCCATCTGAATCCGGGTGTGATGTCGTGGACGGACTTCCAGCGGCTCAAGCCGGTGGCCCCCTCCATGGGCATGATGCTGGAGACGACGGCGACGCGGCTGTGGTCCGAGCCGGGCGGCCCGCACCACGGCTCGCCCGACAAGGAGCCGGCGGTCCGGCTGCGGGTCCTGGAGGACGCGGGCCGGTCCTCCGTCCCCTTCACGTCCGGTGTCCTCATCGGGATCGGGGAGACGTACGAGGAGCGCGCGGAGTCGCTCTTCGCGCTCCGGAAGGTCGCCCGCTCCTACCACGGCGTCCAGGAACTGATCATCCAGAACTTCCGCGCCAAGCCGGACACCGCGATGCGCGGCATGCCGGACGCGGAGCTGGACGAGCTGGTCGCCACGGTGGCCGTCGCCCGGCACCTCATGGGCCCGTCGGGCTGTGTCCAGGCCCCGCCGAACCTCGTCGACAGCGAGTACGAGCGGCTGATCGGCGCCGGGATCGACGACTGGGGCGGGGTGTCCCCGCTCACCATCGACCATGTGAACCCCGAGCGCCCCTGGCCGCAGATCGAGGAACTCACCGAGCGGTCCCGCGCCGCAGGCTTCGAGCTGCGGGAACGCCTGTGCGTGTACCCGGAGTTCGTCTCGCGCGGCGAGCCCTGGCTGGACCCGCGCCTCCTGCCGCACGTACGGGCGCTGGCCGACCCGGAGACCGGGCTCGCGCGCCCGGACGCCGTGGTGGAGGGGCACCCGTGGCAGGAGCCCGAGGAGGTGTTCGTCGCCGCCGGCCGTACGGATCTGCACACCTCGATCGACACCGAGGGCCGTACCGGCGATCGCCGGGAGGACTTCGACTCCGTCTACGGCGACTGGGGCGCCCTGCGCGAGGCGGCGGCGCCCGGCATGGTGCCCGAGCGCATCGACACGGACGTACGGGCGGCCCTCGCCACGGCGGCGGACGACCCCACGAAGCTGTCCGACGCCGAGGCGCTGGCCCTGCTGCACGCGGACGGTCCGGCGCTGGACGCGCTGTGCGGGATCGCGGACGACGTGCGGAGGGCGGCCGTGGGTGACGACGTCACGTACATCGTCACGCGGAACATCAACTTCACGAACGTCTGCTACACCGGCTGCCGCTTCTGCGCCTTCGCGCAGCGCCGCACGGACGCCGACGCGTACACGCTCTCCCTCGACCAGGTCGCCGACCGGGCCCAGCAGGCGTGGGACCTCGGCGCGGTCGAGGTCTGTATGCAGGGCGGCATCCACCCCGACCTGCCGGGGACGGCTTACTTCGACATCGCGAAGGCGGTGAAGTCCCGTGTGCCCGGCATGCACGTGCACGCCTTCTCCCCGATGGAGGTGGTGAACGGCGCGACCCGGACCGGCATGTCGATCCGCGAGTGGCTGACGGCCGCGAAGGAGGCGGGCCTCGACTCCGTCCCCGGCACGGCGGCGGAGATCCTGGACGACGAGGTCCGCTGGGTCCTGACCAAGGGCAAACTGCCGACCGCCACCTGGATCGAGGTGATCTCCACCGCCCACGAGCTGGGCATCCGCTCCTCCTCGACGATGATGTACGGCCACGTCGACCAGCCCCGCCACTGGCTGGGCCACCTCCGCACCCTCGCCGGCATCCAGCAGCGCACCGGCGGTTTCACGGAGTTCGTGACGCTCCCCTTCATCCACACCAACGCGCCGGTGTACCTGGCCGGCATCTCCCGCCCCGGCCCGACGATGCGCGACAACCGCGCGGTCACCGCCATGGCCCGCCTCCTCCTCCACCCCCACATCCCCAACATCCAGACCAGCTGGGTCAAGCTCGGCGCGGAGGGCGCGGCCGAAATGCTCCGCTCGGGCGCGAACGACCTGGGCGGCACCCTGATGGAGGAGACGATCTCCCGCATGGCGGGCTCCTCCTACGGCTCCTACAAGTCGGTCAAGGACCTGATCGCGGTCGCCGAGGCGGCCGGCCGCCCGGCCAGGCCCCGTACGACGCTGTACGGCGAGGTCCCGGAGGAACGGCAACGGGCGGCGGCGGTGTCGGACGGGCATCTGCCGGAGCTGCTGCCTGTGCTGGACTGA